In Ovis aries strain OAR_USU_Benz2616 breed Rambouillet chromosome 14, ARS-UI_Ramb_v3.0, whole genome shotgun sequence, a single genomic region encodes these proteins:
- the ZNF71 gene encoding endothelial zinc finger protein induced by tumor necrosis factor alpha, which translates to MQGDRVDTPRGSARTRQGRRGTSREPAPECPPAPPGSAMRGKGLAGHSELGNPSRPDAEKSAYGCSECGKAFGRSSSLTKHQRIHTGEKPFRCDACGKQFLERSSLTIHLRVHTGEKPYACGDCGKAFSQRMNLAVHQRTHTGEKPYACGACGKAFRKTSSLAQHERVHTGEKPFACGDCGKAFSQSMHLLVHRRTHTGEKPYACGECGRAFSQRMHLTEHRRTHTGEKPYACGDCGRAFNKSSSLTLHRRNHTGEKPYACGECGKAFSQSSYLIQHQRLHIGVKPFECGRCGKAFSKNSALTQHQRLHTGEKPYACPVCKKHFTGRSSLVVHQAGHTGEKPYACGECGKAFGQSAYLIEHQRIHTGEKPYRCAQCGKAFIKNSSLTVHQRIHTGEKPYACGECGKTFSRSTNLTRHLRVHV; encoded by the coding sequence ATGCAGGGTGACCGCGTGGACACGCCGCGGGGGAGCGCTCGGACCCGTCAGGGACGGCGGGGAACCTCCCGGGAACCGGCCCCCGAGTGCCCCCCAGCGCCCCCCGGGTCGGCCATGCGGGGAAAGGGCCTCGCAGGTCACTCGGAGCTCGGGAATCCCTCCAGGCCGGACGCGGAGAAGAGCGCGTACGGCTGCAGCGAGTGCGGCAAGGCCTTCGGCCGCAGCTCGTCGCTGACGAAGCACCAGCGCATCCACACCGGCGAGAAGCCCTTCCGGTGCGACGCGTGCGGGAAGCAGTTCCTGGAGCGCTCGTCGCTGACCATCCACCTGCGCGTGCACACGGGCGAGAAGCCGTACGCCTGCGGGGACTGCGGCAAGGCCTTCAGCCAGCGCATGAACCTGGCGGTGCACCAGCGCACGCACACCGGCGAGAAGCCCTACGCGTGCGGCGCTTGCGGCAAGGCCTTCCGGAAGACCTCGTCCCTCGCCCAGCACGAGCGGGTGCACACGGGCGAGAAGCCGTTCGCGTGCGGGGACTGCGGCAAGGCCTTCAGCCAGAGCATGCACTTGCTGGTGCACCGGCGCACGCACACGGGCGAGAAGCCGTACGCGTGCGGGGAGTGCGGGCGCGCCTTCAGCCAGCGCATGCACCTCACGGAGCACCGGCGCACgcacacgggcgagaagccctACGCCTGCGGGGACTGCGGCCGCGCCTTCAACAAGAGCTCGTCGCTGACGCTGCACCGGCGCAACCACACGGGCGAGAAGCCGTACGCGTGCGgcgagtgtggcaaggccttcagCCAGAGCTCCTACCTGATCCAGCACCAGCGGCTGCACATCGGCGTGAAGCCCTTCGAGTGCGGCCGCTGCGGCAAGGCCTTCAGCAAGAACTCGGCCCTGACGCAGCACCAGCGCCTgcacacgggcgagaagccctACGCCTGCCCCGTCTGCAAGAAGCACTTCACGGGCCGCTCGTCGCTGGTGGTGCACCAGGCGGGCCACACCGGCGAGAAGCCCTACGCCTGCGGCGAGTGCGGGAAGGCCTTCGGCCAGAGCGCCTACCTCATCGAGCACCAGCGCATccacacgggcgagaagccctACCGATGCGCGCAGTGCGGCAAGGCCTTCATCAAGAACTCCTCGCTCACCGTGCACCAGAGGATCCACACCGGGGAGAAGCCCTACGCGTGCGGCGAGTGCGGGAAGACCTTCAGCCGGAGCACCAACCTCACGCGGCACCTGAGGGTCCACGTCTAG
- the SMIM17 gene encoding small integral membrane protein 17: protein MQSLRPEQIRGLLEPERAKTLLPRENKAWEKRAAFAEDWVAVEVGASGCGSNKRDLPSPETVVPQEWSSVEEDDESEDAQGFVEWSKAPQQTTIVLVVCVTFLFLVLTGMPMMFHI, encoded by the exons ATGCAGAGTCTCAGACCTGAGCAGATCCGGGGGCTGCTGGAGCCCGAGAGGGCAAAGACGCTGCTGCCTCGGGAGAACAAGGCCTGGGAGAAGCGTGCCGCCTTCGCCGAGGACTGGGTGGCTGTGGAGGTTGGGGCCTCCGGCTGCGGCAGCAACAAGAGAG ACCTACCTTCTCCCGAGACCGTGGTTCCCCAGGAGTGGAGCTCGGTGGAGGAAGACGATGAGTCTGAGGATGCCCAG gGCTTTGTGGAGTGGTCCAAGGCTCCACAGCAAACGACCATAGTCTTGGTGGTGTGTGTGACCTTTCTGTTCCTGGTTTTAACTGGGATGCCCATGATGTTTCACATTTAA